Proteins encoded together in one Marinobacter sp. Arc7-DN-1 window:
- a CDS encoding DUF6988 family protein, producing MKNLNESEIFDHSDSLAEELHELISLPLCDDSPMVTISEVACSLSLEHWHSARLLLRGGLLPSATVIHRAQFEALTRSVWVTFAASDEQISKLTADLSIESEQAAKNMPQIAQMMQALEKKGPAHLHDALVRFKDNSWKALNSYAHAGIHPIRMHHDGYPIRLLHDVLRNSNGLAAMSCMQAVVLSGEQPLQRAVLDVAGKYPSCMPPTL from the coding sequence ATGAAAAATTTGAACGAATCTGAAATTTTCGACCACTCGGACAGTCTTGCCGAAGAGCTGCACGAATTAATCAGCTTGCCACTCTGCGACGATTCTCCAATGGTGACAATCAGCGAAGTTGCCTGCTCACTTTCACTTGAGCATTGGCACTCCGCAAGATTATTGCTCAGGGGAGGCCTTCTTCCATCAGCAACTGTGATTCATCGTGCGCAGTTTGAAGCGCTTACCCGCTCGGTTTGGGTCACGTTTGCCGCTTCTGATGAGCAAATTTCAAAACTTACGGCCGATCTTTCCATAGAATCAGAACAGGCGGCGAAGAACATGCCGCAAATTGCGCAAATGATGCAGGCGCTGGAAAAAAAGGGGCCTGCACATTTACACGATGCCCTAGTCCGCTTTAAAGACAATTCCTGGAAAGCGCTCAATTCCTATGCCCATGCAGGCATACATCCAATCAGGATGCATCACGATGGGTACCCCATCAGATTGCTGCATGACGTATTGCGCAACTCAAATGGTTTGGCCGCTATGTCGTGCATGCAAGCTGTAGTGCTTTCGGGAGAACAGCCGCTACAGCGAGCTGTTCTTGATGTTGCTGGGAAATATCCGTCTTGTATGCCGCCAACACTCTAA
- a CDS encoding anti-sigma factor family protein, producing the protein MSDSNKTETHGFSDLHVRIQDWLAGYADGQLDEHHTDLVEAHLAGCEACRNDVVRQQALSARLQLIPTPRFAASFDKRLDDALAEAPVTGRHKSGHQRVVNIKHWLSRLHPLVLVGGGGWAVALVLAAVLLMPNLTPGNINQIPMVSDVLIDYQRVAREDLPSQSGGSGVPPPMQWANSRVLATWMTSVGGDPAQAYAMRRGNSLIIQYRISERVFFRNPDVRQAVARAGDFRTRDDQLEVLGIPMEESGLLVVAPAGNLPAIGEFTTEAS; encoded by the coding sequence ATGAGTGACAGCAACAAAACAGAAACCCATGGATTTTCTGACCTGCATGTCCGAATACAGGACTGGTTGGCCGGCTACGCCGATGGTCAGTTGGATGAGCATCATACCGACCTTGTCGAAGCCCATCTCGCTGGGTGTGAGGCCTGCCGTAACGATGTCGTTCGCCAACAGGCCCTGTCCGCCCGGCTACAGCTCATACCCACTCCCCGATTTGCTGCAAGTTTTGATAAACGGCTTGATGACGCGCTAGCAGAAGCCCCGGTGACTGGCAGGCACAAATCAGGTCATCAGCGGGTAGTGAACATAAAGCACTGGCTGAGCCGTCTACACCCGTTGGTTCTTGTTGGCGGTGGGGGTTGGGCTGTTGCCCTGGTACTTGCGGCGGTGCTCCTGATGCCTAACCTGACGCCGGGCAACATTAACCAGATTCCCATGGTCAGTGATGTGCTGATTGATTATCAGCGTGTCGCTCGGGAAGACCTGCCCTCGCAGTCCGGTGGCTCAGGCGTGCCTCCGCCGATGCAGTGGGCAAACAGTCGGGTCCTGGCAACCTGGATGACCAGTGTGGGAGGTGACCCCGCCCAGGCCTACGCCATGCGCCGGGGCAACAGTCTGATCATTCAATACCGCATCTCGGAGCGCGTGTTCTTCCGGAATCCGGACGTCCGGCAAGCAGTCGCTCGTGCTGGAGACTTTCGTACCCGTGACGATCAACTGGAAGTGCTCGGGATACCGATGGAGGAGTCCGGGTTATTGGTTGTCGCGCCCGCAGGGAATCTACCGGCGATTGGCGAGTTCACAACGGAGGCTTCCTGA
- a CDS encoding antitoxin Xre/MbcA/ParS toxin-binding domain-containing protein, translating to MKAHRRTTTGKYVFAGVQGVKKIRRGGKARELDALKALYDIDDAILCTLLDISPRTLVRRREDGTVNKAELDRVATLHLVMRDAVELFEGDREKARRWLKRPARALEHQCPIDLLDTEAGIRMVRDLIGQLEHGVYA from the coding sequence GTGAAAGCTCATCGCAGAACCACCACAGGAAAGTACGTGTTTGCCGGTGTCCAGGGCGTGAAAAAGATCCGCCGCGGCGGAAAGGCCAGGGAACTGGATGCCCTGAAGGCCCTATACGACATCGACGACGCTATTTTGTGCACACTGTTGGACATTTCCCCGCGCACCCTGGTACGCCGACGTGAAGACGGCACCGTGAACAAGGCAGAGCTGGATCGGGTAGCCACTTTGCACCTGGTGATGCGTGACGCCGTGGAATTGTTTGAAGGTGACCGAGAAAAGGCACGGCGGTGGCTTAAGCGTCCGGCGCGAGCCTTGGAGCACCAGTGCCCTATTGATCTGCTGGATACCGAGGCTGGCATTCGCATGGTACGGGACCTGATCGGGCAGCTTGAGCACGGCGTGTACGCATGA
- a CDS encoding TniQ family protein, translating to MQLPYRPLPRPDESLPGFSVRLATIYGFRSADAFSRQVFGYSLPRFLPDKSVSMDKWLDSLEAIYGCDPSSLSEHFVHLRQKYQCEDSRRIIADITIGSPRICEHCLSESHYHRFEWQVAHRIVCDLHVSPILDSCPECQCSFKWDENILSGCKNCGYIWGSRGSSRQQWQGYLKAQQSVADLDRLYRGYLHSAFSKGHSVWPKAQVPYDPKLHSQLMQSAYRLVCDPEWNEALSGKYHSLRPEDHFDNGLAKTHALRIKKLASPIAAAQVSFGDDKPFLPDAPELVIPKKHQKHLRWVQAEDICEADTVAAVLGLSISQVNQLVSRDVIRCLSTSQILRDRVFNLREVSNDISHLFENASPKPAKKISVLTLDEADGLVQRFGFDLVDCIEWLHSGSLSFSLTDAPGCLAGIRIERETLIDHCESSFMRRAADEELDRLTVMKMLGVPENVLDFLGKEGVLQSERWYGPGVRYEFGTIKEFLSRYRIARRESFIQGIPTSEIWKRLSPSKADVLLTELPGGHFVGIVKRDKLPVSEAA from the coding sequence ATGCAGCTTCCATATCGCCCGCTACCCCGTCCGGATGAGAGTCTACCGGGATTCAGTGTCAGATTAGCCACAATCTATGGCTTCAGAAGCGCGGACGCGTTCTCTCGCCAAGTCTTCGGTTATTCACTACCCCGTTTCTTGCCGGATAAGTCCGTTTCAATGGATAAATGGCTGGATTCACTTGAGGCCATTTATGGCTGTGATCCTTCGTCCCTTAGCGAGCATTTTGTTCATCTAAGGCAGAAATATCAGTGTGAGGATTCGCGACGGATCATAGCCGACATCACTATTGGTTCACCGAGAATCTGCGAGCATTGTCTTTCAGAAAGCCACTACCATCGCTTTGAATGGCAGGTCGCACACCGGATTGTTTGCGACCTGCACGTAAGTCCAATCCTGGATTCTTGTCCTGAGTGCCAGTGCTCGTTCAAGTGGGACGAAAATATCCTCAGCGGCTGTAAAAACTGTGGTTACATCTGGGGATCAAGGGGCTCGAGCCGTCAGCAATGGCAAGGCTACCTCAAGGCGCAGCAGTCGGTCGCTGATCTAGACAGGCTGTATCGGGGCTACCTCCATTCTGCGTTCAGTAAAGGGCACAGTGTCTGGCCTAAAGCCCAGGTTCCTTACGATCCAAAGTTGCATTCTCAACTGATGCAAAGCGCTTACCGTTTGGTTTGTGATCCAGAGTGGAACGAAGCGTTATCTGGGAAGTATCACTCCCTTCGACCAGAGGATCATTTTGATAACGGTTTAGCTAAGACGCATGCCTTACGAATAAAGAAATTGGCCAGCCCAATTGCAGCGGCACAGGTGTCCTTCGGCGATGATAAACCGTTCTTACCCGACGCTCCTGAATTGGTGATACCGAAGAAACATCAAAAGCATTTGAGATGGGTGCAAGCTGAGGATATCTGTGAGGCCGATACTGTAGCAGCAGTATTAGGACTGTCTATTTCTCAGGTTAACCAACTGGTCTCGAGGGACGTCATTCGGTGCCTATCAACATCACAGATTCTTCGGGACCGCGTATTCAACTTAAGAGAGGTATCCAATGATATTTCGCATCTCTTTGAGAATGCATCTCCCAAACCGGCAAAAAAAATAAGCGTGCTTACTCTCGATGAAGCGGATGGCCTAGTGCAGAGGTTCGGATTCGACCTGGTGGACTGCATCGAATGGCTCCATTCGGGAAGCTTATCTTTCTCACTGACCGATGCTCCAGGGTGTTTAGCAGGGATTAGGATCGAAAGGGAAACACTCATCGACCACTGCGAGTCGTCGTTCATGAGACGAGCCGCTGATGAAGAGTTAGACCGCTTGACCGTAATGAAAATGCTTGGGGTGCCGGAAAACGTACTCGATTTTCTTGGCAAAGAGGGAGTTCTTCAAAGTGAGCGGTGGTACGGTCCTGGTGTTCGCTACGAATTCGGAACCATCAAAGAATTCTTGAGTCGTTACCGCATTGCCAGACGGGAATCATTTATCCAAGGAATCCCAACCTCAGAAATATGGAAGCGACTCAGTCCTTCCAAAGCCGATGTGCTTTTGACAGAACTGCCAGGTGGGCATTTTGTGGGTATTGTTAAACGGGACAAACTGCCAGTGAGCGAGGCGGCGTAA
- a CDS encoding GNAT family N-acetyltransferase has product MLRDPQVMRFVGPRRALTEDEADSWFEDTLANPSRFDVAEAEADEFIGFCGVKELGGVADFGYFIRSEFWEME; this is encoded by the coding sequence ATGCTTCGAGATCCTCAAGTTATGAGATTTGTGGGACCTCGTCGCGCCCTGACAGAAGACGAAGCAGATTCGTGGTTCGAGGACACGCTGGCCAACCCATCCCGCTTCGATGTTGCCGAGGCTGAAGCTGATGAGTTCATCGGGTTCTGCGGTGTTAAAGAGTTAGGTGGCGTTGCGGATTTCGGCTATTTCATAAGATCAGAGTTTTGGGAAATGGAATAG
- a CDS encoding AbrB/MazE/SpoVT family DNA-binding domain-containing protein: MKTSIRKIGNSAGAILPAQLLKKLHLRLGDDVSIKEDGMRIVIEPAKTRRKYKLQDLVAQCNPNAPVADDLQAWDNAPTAGEELL; this comes from the coding sequence ATGAAAACGAGCATCAGAAAAATCGGAAACAGCGCCGGCGCGATACTGCCTGCACAGCTTCTGAAGAAACTGCATCTCCGGTTGGGCGATGACGTCTCCATCAAGGAGGATGGAATGCGCATAGTCATCGAGCCTGCAAAGACTCGCCGGAAGTACAAACTTCAGGACTTGGTCGCACAGTGCAACCCGAACGCACCAGTTGCAGACGACCTTCAAGCCTGGGACAACGCACCCACAGCTGGGGAGGAACTGCTATGA
- a CDS encoding RNA polymerase sigma factor codes for MRSAGSRQQFDTLVRPWRYRLYGIALRQAPSPEMAEDWTQETLLRAWRDFDQLGDHVAVYAWLLKILNRVVADCYRRDGRRHQLAPVLTTEDPVLNEHPCAAPGPFDQALKSQTDAHVMAAIQALPDTFRQVILLRDFEDFSYQDIGQILDLAPGTVMSRLSRGRRLLAERLIKAAPEAPVASNAKHASVKPHE; via the coding sequence ATGCGCAGCGCTGGAAGCAGGCAGCAATTCGATACCCTGGTACGCCCCTGGCGTTACCGGCTGTACGGTATTGCGCTGCGGCAGGCCCCGTCGCCTGAGATGGCGGAGGACTGGACTCAGGAGACCCTGCTAAGGGCCTGGCGGGATTTTGACCAACTGGGCGATCATGTGGCTGTTTATGCCTGGCTGCTTAAAATTCTCAATCGTGTGGTAGCCGATTGCTATCGCCGAGACGGACGTCGCCACCAACTGGCTCCGGTGCTCACAACCGAGGATCCTGTGTTAAATGAGCATCCCTGCGCCGCACCGGGCCCGTTCGATCAGGCCCTGAAAAGTCAGACTGATGCGCACGTGATGGCGGCCATTCAGGCCTTACCGGATACCTTCCGGCAGGTCATTCTGTTGAGGGACTTTGAGGATTTCAGCTATCAGGACATTGGACAGATTCTGGACCTGGCACCAGGAACGGTGATGAGCCGTTTATCAAGGGGGCGCCGCCTGCTCGCCGAACGACTGATCAAGGCGGCACCCGAAGCCCCTGTTGCCAGTAATGCAAAGCACGCATCGGTGAAGCCACATGAGTGA
- a CDS encoding integrase catalytic domain-containing protein gives MHKPMFASGSRIVLDGKNAIIANENEDFFILFTEDGGQKEVSKKVLQIAYQEGRMRFNLDSPDSEIARKPFLTTTEAKEAARLLAYLEPMTHYDNTGSTNTAATVIKDVVKKHGDAVLPAPRPITLYKWFRKWTQAGKDILVFFPAGRTSRRKSSIAPEYLELMTNTIDELVLTRNHCTVARAYREFRCRAAALESKNRIPCQQAFYDHFHRTDPRIKIKKQQGNSALVEATRIALRTYEVRHPLERVEIDAVHVTMALVDEHLNFIANQLVIYLAIDVYSKAIVGFAMQYGFNKSENAEGVTECLKSILRDKHHDFPYLTKPWPGGKPTTIVGDPGTAIISESFTNLAGHYQIHREVTEARQGWKKPHIESYFKVLRADFLQRLRGYVPKRSPGFKLDHKLKDIRGFMAHEVEKMMITYLVEGYNHAAQHKLNGMTPHEKWLEGVEKYGEPEMVDDLSFANSFGGNLTKRVLDPNKGIFQNKLRYHSVALQNLYFESVKKHGEKCKVEVRWSSQDLTQIMVLDPKSKTYLSVPCTRDLPEGMTLAKFKAQSKVVQQWAHNDTLKDSPEFENSQTRARQIERAKPSRKQPEATEAQLMTNQQLEGYFAQGEKNSNSTNSASVAIPDNFIDATESDLERANLPEAPNDRKMTVRRRKS, from the coding sequence ATGCATAAGCCAATGTTTGCATCAGGTAGCCGTATTGTCTTGGACGGTAAGAACGCCATTATCGCTAACGAAAATGAAGACTTTTTCATCCTATTTACGGAGGACGGCGGGCAGAAAGAAGTTTCGAAAAAGGTACTTCAGATCGCTTACCAAGAGGGGCGAATGCGTTTTAACCTCGACAGCCCAGACTCAGAAATCGCGCGAAAGCCTTTTTTGACGACGACAGAAGCGAAAGAAGCCGCGCGCTTGCTCGCCTATCTTGAGCCCATGACCCACTACGACAACACCGGCAGCACAAATACCGCCGCAACGGTCATTAAAGACGTAGTGAAAAAGCACGGAGATGCCGTACTGCCTGCGCCTCGTCCGATCACTTTGTATAAGTGGTTTAGAAAGTGGACACAAGCTGGCAAAGATATATTGGTCTTTTTCCCCGCTGGCAGGACTTCGCGGAGAAAGTCTTCGATCGCCCCCGAATACTTGGAGTTGATGACCAACACTATTGATGAGCTGGTACTAACTCGCAACCACTGCACAGTTGCTCGAGCCTACCGCGAATTTCGGTGCCGAGCGGCAGCTCTTGAGTCCAAGAACCGCATTCCATGTCAGCAGGCTTTTTACGACCATTTCCATCGAACCGACCCGCGAATCAAGATCAAAAAGCAGCAGGGTAACTCTGCGCTTGTCGAAGCAACTCGAATTGCTCTGCGCACCTACGAGGTACGACACCCTCTAGAAAGGGTAGAAATTGATGCTGTCCATGTGACGATGGCCTTGGTGGACGAACATCTGAATTTTATTGCCAACCAGTTGGTTATTTATCTTGCGATAGACGTTTACTCCAAAGCCATCGTTGGTTTTGCGATGCAATACGGGTTCAATAAATCGGAGAATGCCGAGGGAGTGACTGAATGCCTAAAGTCGATATTGCGCGATAAGCATCACGACTTTCCGTATCTCACCAAACCCTGGCCAGGCGGAAAGCCAACAACCATCGTCGGTGATCCTGGCACCGCGATTATCTCTGAGTCGTTTACGAATCTCGCTGGGCATTACCAGATTCACCGAGAGGTAACCGAAGCTCGTCAAGGCTGGAAAAAACCCCACATCGAAAGCTACTTCAAAGTTCTAAGGGCAGATTTTCTACAACGACTGCGGGGCTATGTTCCTAAACGATCTCCCGGCTTCAAACTAGATCATAAACTCAAGGACATACGGGGCTTCATGGCCCATGAAGTCGAAAAAATGATGATTACTTATTTGGTCGAGGGTTATAACCACGCGGCTCAACATAAGCTCAATGGTATGACACCTCATGAAAAATGGCTGGAAGGCGTTGAGAAATATGGCGAACCTGAGATGGTAGATGACTTGAGCTTTGCCAACTCATTTGGTGGCAACCTGACTAAACGTGTACTTGACCCGAACAAGGGTATCTTCCAAAACAAACTTCGCTACCACTCTGTTGCACTACAGAATCTCTATTTTGAGTCGGTCAAAAAACACGGTGAAAAATGTAAGGTTGAGGTGCGGTGGTCTTCGCAAGATCTGACGCAAATTATGGTCCTTGATCCTAAATCGAAGACGTACTTGTCCGTCCCCTGCACAAGAGATCTCCCTGAGGGTATGACCTTGGCGAAATTCAAGGCGCAGTCAAAAGTGGTCCAGCAATGGGCACACAACGATACCCTCAAGGATTCCCCTGAATTCGAGAACTCTCAAACTCGTGCGCGGCAGATCGAGCGCGCTAAGCCAAGCCGCAAACAGCCCGAAGCAACTGAAGCACAGTTAATGACCAACCAGCAGCTGGAGGGTTACTTTGCTCAGGGAGAGAAGAACTCAAATTCGACGAATTCTGCTTCAGTGGCTATTCCGGACAATTTCATTGATGCAACCGAATCAGACCTGGAGCGAGCAAATCTGCCGGAAGCGCCCAACGACCGCAAAATGACGGTCAGGAGGCGCAAATCATGA
- a CDS encoding YncE family protein, protein MKSFGAVAGIALSVSLPATATETSRSAPGLSLEKAISDPLYIAVQNSGMVKVLPSKQAWPGVAGAHYDALNTDATRLMVSGFKTGKVYVLNTANGKVLASIPIGEVAQGVKISPDGRYGLAVAPSQGDVAVIDLNTLELVKKIPVGKVPHNLIFSADGKRAYVTLQGAGAIAVVDMQTLEKQHEIPTPGLETPHNIDISADGQRLWLRDFTGNVGVLDLASEKIIKTLKVASGHGGIDVVPGGRYVATGAISASVVTVIDPDSLTIVKTVEVGTGPHGVRASRDGRFIYASVTADNHIAVIDAQSLQVVRREPVEGKFPFWIAVPGNP, encoded by the coding sequence ATGAAATCGTTCGGCGCAGTCGCCGGAATCGCGCTCAGTGTCAGTTTGCCAGCGACAGCAACTGAAACATCTCGCTCAGCCCCCGGGCTTAGTCTGGAAAAGGCGATCAGCGATCCCCTGTATATCGCGGTCCAGAACAGCGGCATGGTGAAGGTATTACCGTCGAAACAGGCCTGGCCTGGCGTGGCAGGCGCTCACTACGATGCTCTCAACACGGACGCAACCCGGCTCATGGTGTCGGGCTTTAAAACCGGTAAGGTTTACGTATTGAATACCGCCAACGGGAAGGTGTTGGCCAGCATACCGATTGGTGAGGTGGCCCAGGGCGTTAAAATTTCACCAGATGGTCGTTATGGTCTCGCCGTCGCCCCCTCCCAGGGCGATGTCGCTGTTATTGACCTTAACACTCTCGAGTTGGTTAAAAAAATTCCGGTTGGGAAAGTACCTCACAATCTCATTTTCAGTGCCGACGGAAAACGTGCTTACGTCACGCTTCAGGGGGCAGGCGCCATTGCCGTGGTTGATATGCAGACCCTGGAAAAGCAGCACGAGATCCCGACGCCAGGGCTGGAAACGCCCCACAATATCGACATCAGTGCCGATGGACAGCGGTTGTGGTTGCGTGATTTCACGGGCAATGTTGGCGTTCTGGACCTGGCGAGCGAGAAAATCATCAAGACCTTGAAAGTGGCCAGTGGACATGGCGGTATCGACGTGGTGCCTGGCGGGCGCTACGTAGCAACCGGTGCTATCTCTGCATCCGTCGTTACCGTGATCGACCCCGATAGCCTCACCATTGTGAAAACCGTTGAGGTCGGAACCGGTCCTCACGGAGTGCGGGCAAGCCGCGACGGAAGGTTTATTTATGCGTCGGTCACCGCGGACAATCACATTGCCGTCATTGATGCCCAATCCCTGCAGGTAGTCCGCCGGGAGCCTGTCGAGGGCAAATTTCCCTTCTGGATCGCGGTACCCGGTAATCCATGA
- a CDS encoding TniB family NTP-binding protein codes for MSRINEKREVFLDTIIEHPAFGQALDAIKRIHANRGPRAKGTIVYGDSGVGKTTLIDEYLLENPRVEERDRTRIPVVKIETHSGQTDKMIVQEVLHALNWPYPSTATMPKLFALMKRAFIELGVELVFFDEFQEVLPQKTKEFPQIVRFIKRAMNETGVPWILVGTDQVQSTLELGGNQMRRRFKGAYHLRAFSIRSPEDYSVFRDYIDLLQQALPFHCKHLTEENNLLRLYCATLGVPGFIANLLDELIDLHENDEVVTLDHLAQAHQRAFVGSGDTTAGAFLSQNPFLLPIAKVKEIAGRL; via the coding sequence ATGAGCCGCATTAACGAAAAACGAGAAGTTTTTCTGGATACGATCATTGAACACCCGGCCTTTGGCCAGGCCCTGGATGCCATTAAGCGAATCCACGCAAATCGGGGGCCGAGGGCGAAAGGAACGATCGTTTACGGTGATTCCGGTGTGGGGAAAACCACGCTAATCGATGAGTACCTCTTGGAAAACCCAAGGGTTGAGGAAAGGGATCGCACGCGCATTCCAGTTGTGAAAATCGAGACTCACAGCGGCCAGACCGACAAGATGATTGTTCAAGAGGTCTTACATGCCCTGAATTGGCCCTACCCCTCAACCGCAACGATGCCCAAGCTGTTTGCTCTTATGAAGAGGGCATTCATAGAACTTGGTGTGGAACTGGTGTTTTTTGATGAATTCCAGGAGGTGTTGCCTCAGAAAACAAAGGAATTCCCGCAAATTGTGCGCTTCATAAAAAGGGCTATGAATGAGACAGGCGTGCCGTGGATACTTGTGGGCACCGATCAAGTTCAGTCTACGCTCGAATTGGGCGGTAACCAGATGCGCCGTCGCTTTAAAGGGGCCTATCACCTCCGGGCGTTTTCAATTCGGTCTCCTGAAGATTACTCGGTTTTTCGAGATTACATTGATCTATTGCAGCAGGCGCTCCCCTTTCACTGCAAGCATTTGACCGAGGAAAACAATCTCCTGCGGCTGTACTGCGCAACCCTCGGGGTACCGGGATTTATCGCCAATCTACTAGATGAGTTGATCGACCTTCATGAGAATGACGAGGTAGTTACTCTTGATCACCTGGCTCAAGCGCACCAAAGAGCATTTGTCGGTTCAGGCGACACTACGGCAGGGGCTTTTCTTTCCCAAAATCCATTTCTTTTGCCGATTGCAAAAGTGAAAGAAATTGCGGGGAGGTTGTGA
- a CDS encoding type II toxin-antitoxin system PemK/MazF family toxin, with amino-acid sequence MPPKRTFDQGDIIWVTLDPTEGSEIKGNPRPCLVLSRKEFNQLGRALVAPITQGGGYERDKGFAVHLSETKIQGVAVVSQVRTLDLKARNAKFAESAPPQVVAEALARFETITDPDE; translated from the coding sequence ATGCCACCGAAACGCACGTTCGATCAGGGTGACATTATTTGGGTAACCCTGGACCCAACCGAAGGATCAGAAATTAAAGGCAATCCCCGTCCCTGCCTTGTCCTGTCTCGCAAAGAATTCAACCAACTCGGAAGAGCTCTCGTCGCCCCAATTACGCAAGGCGGTGGCTACGAAAGAGATAAAGGATTTGCGGTACACCTCTCCGAGACCAAAATCCAAGGCGTAGCCGTTGTCAGCCAAGTGCGAACTTTGGATCTGAAAGCCCGTAACGCCAAGTTTGCAGAATCGGCCCCACCCCAAGTCGTTGCAGAGGCGCTAGCCCGCTTCGAGACCATAACGGACCCAGACGAATAG
- a CDS encoding RES family NAD+ phosphorylase, which produces MKAYRITKRKHRDTAFSGFGARQYGGRWNLPNHPAVYLSESIALAQLEILVNLGEEDSLQNYLLFQIEVPDSQVMILADDAYPRDWNGTRVSAGTQELGTDFLIDGEALALAVRSCVVPQEYNLILNPEHPDAEAVIEEAVEVTFQFDDRLRSDS; this is translated from the coding sequence ATGAAGGCGTACCGAATCACAAAACGAAAACACAGGGACACTGCGTTTTCTGGGTTTGGTGCGCGCCAATATGGGGGTCGCTGGAATCTGCCTAATCACCCGGCAGTGTATCTATCCGAGAGTATTGCCCTTGCTCAGTTAGAAATTCTGGTGAATCTGGGTGAGGAAGACAGTCTACAGAATTATCTGCTTTTCCAAATCGAGGTGCCCGACAGTCAGGTTATGATCCTGGCCGACGACGCTTACCCAAGAGACTGGAACGGAACAAGAGTGTCAGCAGGCACTCAAGAGCTCGGAACCGACTTCCTCATCGACGGCGAAGCGCTCGCATTGGCGGTCCGTTCGTGTGTTGTGCCACAAGAATATAACCTCATCCTTAATCCGGAACACCCCGACGCAGAAGCGGTTATCGAAGAGGCCGTTGAGGTAACCTTCCAATTTGATGATCGACTGCGCTCTGATTCCTGA